CCCTCGCAACCACACTTCTGCCTGACATCCGTTGATGAGATTTTTGCCGGTCTTATATGCATCGTCCAGAGCGGGAGCCGACCGACCTAACTCGATAAGGTATAGATACTTTTCCATCGAGTCCCCAAGGTTCTCGAATTCACCGATAATTTTCTCCTGACGTTCGTCTATCGACATGATGGCTGGCATCTCATGGGCTCTCAATCGTTCTCTATTCTCAACGGCTTATTGCCAATCCCCATTACTGAACACCGCCGACTGGTCCGCCGTGTCCGGGATCGCAAACGCCGACTGGTCCGCCGGGGCTCCATGGTCCGCCGTCGTCGGAAAAGACCCCCGCTGCGCGGCCTCAGTCCGCCCCCCACTGGCGCGTCGCGATGCCCTCGCCGAGGTCCGCCTCGATCAGCCGCCGTCGCACCTCCAGCAGCCGTTCCAGCAGCGCCGGCTCGTGCCGCTCGTAGGCGGGCGCATCGGGAATCCGCTTCACAACCACCCCAAGGAGTTCGGTGATGGCGTTGCCGATGGAGTTCTGGCTGATGGTCACCACGAGCTTGCCGGCGTCGTTGCGGTAGATGAGCTGCTTGAAGGCCGGCTGCCAGCGGATCGCGTTGGCGTAGGCGGCGTCGCGGATGCAGCGCTCGCGCACCATCTTCGCAGTCTTGAGGAAATCGTTGTCGAACAACAGCACGCTCTCCACCGACTCCGGGAAGTACAGGTCCGGCAGCATTGGCGCGTTGCGAACGGATACCTGACTGAAAAAGGTGCGATAGAAGTCCAGGAAGCCCTTCAGGACCAGATCGTACTCGTGCCAGAAACGGATGTCCTGCAGCGTCGCGGCGCCGCCGGGGATCTCCCAGCTCGGCAGACCGTGCGGATAACCGGTGAGTTCGAGCCGCGCCGATTCGTCGCTGATCGGTCGCAGCACCTCCAGGTGCAGCGCCTTGCAGATGAACTCGCGGTAGACCCCGTGCATGTATTTCTCGAACAGCGAATGCTGGCCGCCGTCGGTGAGGTTCGCGTTCTTGGGATCCGCGAGCTTCGCCGCGCGCAGCCGCTCCAGCGGAAACACGATGAAATGATTGTGCAGCATGCGGATGCTCGGCACGCCCGGCGAGGTCAGCGGCCAGGTGGCATCAAGACTCGCCTCCCCGGCCAGCACCAGGTGCTCCTGCGGGTCCGGATAGCGCTCGAGCATAAAGTCCACGATGATCTGGTTCATGCGGTTCCACACCCGCAGGACCTGCTCCGGGACCTGCGTGCGGCGCGCCGGCCGCCCGAGCGGGTCGAGAATCGTGTGGGACGTGTTGTAGATGATGGAGGTGTCGAACTCGACCGAATGCCCCAGCGCCTTGCGATAGAGGAGCAGCCCCTCGGGGTTGGTCAACAGACCGTTGTTGGTGGCGAGATCGTTGAGGTTCTCCGTGCTGTTGAAGAACTCGTTCGGCTTCATCCCCTCGGGGACCTCCAGCGGGATGGGCCGGAACGGAGTGACGATCTCCCGCGGACCGATTGGCATGCCAGCCTCCAAGTTCACCTTATGGGAGCATAAAGTATTGTATTTACGTATGTTCTTCAGCTATTACGATACCACTTCCGGCGCTCCGGCGACATCGGGGACTCCCGCACCGCCTCCCGGCACGCCCGCCGGCCGTGGAGGGTCAACCGCGCAGCCGCCTCGTCACCGAACCCGGCCGCGGCGGCTGTCGAAGCCGGAAGGCGGCCTGCGGGCGAGGATTCCGGGCCGCTCACCCGTGGATCAGCCGAGGGCCTGTCGCAGATCGGCGATCAGGTCGCCGGCGTCCTCCAGTTCCACCGACAGGCGCAGTATGGCATCGGAGATGCCGCGGCGGCGGCGCTCTTCGGGGGCAAGTCCGTGGTGGGTGGTCGTACAGGGCTGGGTGACCAGACTCTCGGTACCGCCGAGGGACGGGGCAAGGGCAAAAAGCTGAAGTGCGTCCGCCACGCGCGTGGCGGATTCGCCGCCGCCCTTGACCTCGATGGTCAACATCCCGCCGAACCCCGTCATCTGCCGGCGGGCAAGGTCGTGGCCGGGAAAGTCGGGGAGACCGGGGTAGAGCACGCGCTCGATCCCGGGATGGGCGCGCATGGCCTCGGCGATCGTCATGGCGCTGGGGTTCTGCCGCTCCACCCGTACCGTCAGAGTCCGCAGGCTGCGGGCGAGTTGAGCGGCGATCTCCGGGGTAATGGTCTGCCCCAGGTTCTTGCGCCAGCCCCACACCGGCGCGAGCAGATCCTTCCGACCCATCAAGGCGCCCGCGGTCAGGTCGGAGTGACCGCCCAGGTATTTGGTGGCCGCATGCACCACGAGGTCCGCGCCGAAGGTCAGCGGATTTTGATTGACCGGCGAGGCAAAAGTGTTGTCCACCGCCACCAAGCCGGGGCTCAAGCGGCTGTTGGCGCCGGAGCCGACATGATCCGGGTGGGCGAGGCGCCGTACCTCGAGTGCAGCGGCCGGGGGGATCGGCGCTTCAGCGCCTTCTTCGCGCGGATCCGCGCGCGTAGCAAGCCCCCGGACCACCGCAGGCTCGGGCGAACCGGAAGGTTATCGCGTGGTGCGCCGCAACGGGTGCGCCCTGATCTACGGCCCGGTTCCCGTGCGCGATGTCAGTCGCCTCGCCCTGGGTCAGCCCAAGGGTACGGTGCTCTCGGTGGATCTCGCCAACACGGCAGGGGCCACGCTGGCCTTCGGCGCCCCGGAGGCGGTCGAGGCGCTGGTAACGATGCCCCTGGTGCCCCCGCCGACGGTGCTCGGATACTACCTGTTCGTCGGCCTCGGACCGCACAGCCCCCTGGGCGCGGCTTGGCTGCACCTGACCGGCTCGACGCTGCCGTTCACCTTCGCCGGCCTGGTGGCCAGCTCGGTCGTCTACTCCCTGCCGTTCGTGGTACAACCGCTGCAGGCGACCTTCGAGGCCCAGGGGCGCGCCCCGCTGGAGGCGGCCGCCACGTTGCGCTCGGGCCCGTTCGACCGCTTCTTCACCGTCGCCCTGCCGCTCGCGCGGCGCGGGTTCATCACCGCGGCCACCCTCGGCTTCGCCCACACCGTCGGCGAGTTCGGGGTGGTGCTGATGATCGGCGGCGGCATCCCCGACCGCACCCTGGTCGCCTCGATCGCGGTCTACAACCACGTCTAGGACCTGCAGTACGCGCGCGCCGACCTCATCTCCGCCGGCCTGCTGGCGTTCTCGTTCCTGGTCCTGTTGATGGTGTACACGATCAACCGCCGCCTCGGGTCGCGTGCGCCTGGAGCGGCGCGGGTTCGTGCTCGATGCCCGCGTCGAGGCGCCCGCGCGCGGGGTGACCGCGTTGTTCGGCCCCTCGGGCGCCGGCAAGACGACCCTGTTGCGCGCCATCGCCGGCCTCGAACCCGCCGCCGCGTCACCGCATGCCGATGCCGGGCCTTGTGTGCCGGGATGCCACGCGCCTGCTGTCCGAGGAATGCGAGCACCGGCTGCCGCGCTGGCAATGGCTGCTGCTGCGCATACACCTGTTGATCTGCGGGGCCTGCCGCCGCTATGCGCACCAGTTGCGCTGGATCCGCGAAACCGCCCGCCGCGAGACCCTCGACGAGGCGGCGCGGGAACACCTGCAGCGCTCCCTCGACACCCGCAAGCCGTAGCGGTTCGCGAACTTCCGCCCGCGCTCTCTACAACTGCCAGCGTCGGCATAGACCGACAGACCCATGAAGATGACGACCACCGCGGCGATGCCGCGCAACAGCCGGCTGCGCAACTCGATCAGGTGGGAGACGAACGGCTGTTCCTCGTCTCCCCTCTCCGCGTCGCCCTCGGGCTTTGCCGGCATGGGTTCCGTCCCGGTGCGCCGCCGGATGCGCGGGCGCGGGTCGCGGTGCGGGTTCGGGGGCGGCGTCCGCGGGCGGGGGTGCGGCCTCGGCGCGCGCGCGTGGGCGCGACGGGCCTTGGGGATCGCCTGTCGCAGCACCCGCCGGGCCGCCGTCCTCCGCCGAATCCCTCTCCAGGATCTCGTAGCGCTGGGGCGGGTTCACCGCGCGTTGCGCCGACTCGAGTCCGTCGCGTACTTCGCCGTCGGTCGCGCGCATCTCCCGTTCCAGCTCGTCGATGCCGCTCTCGTCCTTCAGGTCCCGGAGACCTTTCTTCAGCTCCTCGGCCTCCAGTTCGCGCCGGATCTCCTCGCGCATCCCCTCGGTCATGCACCGCAGGCGGCCGATCCAGAGTCCGGCGGTACGGGCAACCTGCGGCAGCCGTTCGGGGCCGACGACGAGCAGCGCCACGACCAGCACGACGACCAGTTCCCAGAAACCGAAATCAAACATGGCGGAAACCCACGGCGTGCCCGGAAGAGTAGGATTGACATTCCGGTGATTGGGGCATATTTTGTATATCACCTCCGTCAGAGACACAATATGTTGTGTTTTCCGAGATGGGAACCCGGTGCAACTCCGGGACTGACGCGCAGCGGTGAGGGGGAACGAGGTGCACGCGGGGGGCCGAAATTTCGCCTTCCAGGCACTGTCCCGTCAGGGGTGGGAAGCCGTGCATCGAGGCCCGTCGCACTCCGGTTGGGGTCCGACCCGCCCCCGAGTCCGAAGACCGGGCGGAGGGCGAGCGGGACAGCGGGCTTTGGAGTCCGCAAGGGCGTCGTTGCCCGTAGCAGCCCCGCTCGTGGACTACCCAGGCCTTCGCGACACAGGTCTCGGGTGAGGGGTCGGCCGCCCGCGTCGTCCGGGCGCGGTCGCTCCCTTATCCCGCCGCCCGCCGCGCAGGCACGCGATCCGTACGAGCCCGACGCGGGAGGCGCCCATGAATATCGATACCGACACCCCACCCCCGCAGGCAACGGCTGCGCCGGAGTTGGCGCCCGCGCTGGCGCCGGGGCAACCGTTTGAAGCGGTGCCGGGCGGTGCCGCCTGCAGCGGTGCCACCGCGCCCGTGCATTTCGACGTCTGCCGGGTTATCCGTCGTGACGGTAAGGCGGTGCCCTTCGACGCGCATCGCATCGAGCGCGCCCTGACCCGCGCGTTTCTGGCCGTGGAGGGCGCCGAGCATGCCGAGGGAGTCGCATTGACGGTGCGGGATCTGGCGGCGCAGGTGGCCGGAGCCCTGTTTCGCCATCCGGCGCCCGGCGCCACCGGCTGCTCCGTCCACATAGAGGACATCCAGGATCAGGTGGAACTCGCCCTGATGCGCGCGGGCCACTACCGCGTGGCGCGGGCCTACGCCGTCTACCGGGAGCAGCACCGCCGGCTGCGCGATGACCGCAAGACCCTGGTGGACGTCGAGTCCTCGATCCAGGAGTACCTCACACGCGCCGATTGGCGGGTACACGCCAACGCCAATCAGGGCTACTCGCTGGGCGGGTTGATCCTGAACGTTTCGGGTAAGGTGATCGCCAACTACTGGCTCAGCCATGTGTATCCGCCCGAGGTGGGCGAGGCGCACCGCAACGCGGATCTGCACATCCACGATCTCGACATGCTCTCTGGTTACTGCGCGGGGTGGTCGCTGCGCACGTTGCTTGCCGAGGGCTTGAACGGAGTGCCGGGAAAAGTCGAGGCGGCACCGCCACGGCACCTCTCGAGTGCCGTGGGACAGATGGTGAATTTCCTGGGGACGCTGCAGAACGAGTGGGCGGGGGCGCAGGCCTTCAGTTCCTTCGATACCTATCTCGCGCCGTACGTGCGCAAGGACGCCCTGCCTTACGAGTCGGTGCGCCAGCATATCCAGGAGCTGGTGTTCAACCTCAATGTCCCCTCACGCTGGGGCACGCAGACGCCGTTCACCAACCTCACCTTCGACTGGGTCTGCCCCGAGGATCTGCGGGAACAGCGCCCGGTGATCGGCGGCGAGGAGATGCCCTTCACCTACGGTGAGCTGGGCCCGGAGATGGATCTCATCAACCGCGCCTACATCGAGGTCATGACGCGCGGCGATGCCAGGGGGCGGGTGTTCACCTTTCCCATTCCCACCTACAACATCACTGCGGATTTTCCGTGGGACTCGGAGAATGCCACGCGGCTGTTCGAGATGACGGCCAAATACGGACTGCCGTACTTCCAGAATTTCCTCAACTCCGACCTCCAACCGCACATGGTCCGCTCGATGTGCTGCCGCCTGCAGCTTGACTTGCGGGAGCTGCTCAAGCGCGGCAACGGTCTGTTCGGATCCGCTGAACAGACCGGATCCATCGGGGTGGTAACCGTCAACTGCGCCCGGCTCGGGTACCTGTACAGGGACGACGAGGACGCGCTGTACCGCAGGCTCGACGCGCTGCTCGAGATCGGCAAGGAGAGCCTCGAGATCAAGCGCAAGGTGGTGCAGGGGCTGATCGACGAGGGCCTGTTCCCCTACACGAAGCGCTATCTCGGCACGCTGCGCAATCACTTCTCCACCCTGGGGGTGAACGGCGTCAACGAGATGATCCGAAACTTCACCGCGGACGAGCACGACATCACCACCGCCTGGGGGCACGAGTTCGCCTGCCGGCTTCTGGATCATGTGCGCGCGCGCATCGTCGGTTTCCAGGAGGAGACCGGGCACCTCTACAACCTGGAGGCGACGCCCGCGGAGGGCACGACCTACCGTTTCGCCAAGGAGGATCGCAAACGCTACTCGGACATCCTGCAGGCCGGCACGCCGGAGAAGCCCTACTACACCAACTCCACGCAGCTTCCGGTGGGGTTCACGGACGACCCCTTCGAGGCCCTGGAGCGTCAGGAGGCGCTGCAGCAGAGGTACACCGGCGGCACCGTGCTGCACCTCTACATGGCCGAGCGGCTCTCGAGTGCGGAGGCGTGCAAGCGGCTCGTGCGCCGGGCCCTCGAGCGGTTCCGGCTACCTTACATCACGGTGACCCCGACCTTCTCCATTTGCCCCCGGCACGGCTACTTGGCCGGCGAGCACCGGTTCTGTCCGCGCTGCGACGAGGAGATTCTCGTACGCAAGCGCGCCAGCCACACCGAAGCCACCGGCCACGCGGAGGCATCGGCCTGACCGGCGAATCCACCCAACCACTCAGAGGAGAACTGAAATGAACGAAATGACCGAGACGGAAATTCTGCTGACGGAGGCGGAGCGCCAGCCCTGCGAGGTCTGGACGCGCGTGATGGGCTACCACCGCCCGGTGTCGGAGTTCAATCCGGGCAAGCAGTCCGAACACGCCGAGCGGCGGCACTTCCTGGAAGCGCGGGCAGAAGCGACGCTGCCCCGGGAGGAGGCGGCGCGGTGCAGGAGCTGCGCCTAGGCGGACTCGTCCCGCTGACCACGATCGACTTCCCCGGGCGCCTGGCGGCGGTGGTCTTCTGCCAGGGATGTCCGTGGCGCTGCGGCTACTGCCACAACCCCCACCTGCTGCCTGCCTCGAGCGGCCCGGGGATCGGATGGGAGCGGGTGCGGGATTTTCTGGAGCGCCGGCGGGGGCTGCTCGACGCCGTCGTGTTCAGTGGCGGGGAGCCCACGGCACAGCCGGCCCTCGAGGCGACCCTCGCGCAGGTGAAGGCCCTGGGGTTCGAGGTCGGGCTGCACACGGCGGGGATCTACCCGCAGCGTCTGGCGCGGCTGCTCGACCGG
This portion of the Chromatiales bacterium 21-64-14 genome encodes:
- a CDS encoding ribonucleoside triphosphate reductase (Catalyzes the reduction of nucleoside 5'-triphosphates to 2'-deoxynucleoside 5'-triphosphates) codes for the protein MNIDTDTPPPQATAAPELAPALAPGQPFEAVPGGAACSGATAPVHFDVCRVIRRDGKAVPFDAHRIERALTRAFLAVEGAEHAEGVALTVRDLAAQVAGALFRHPAPGATGCSVHIEDIQDQVELALMRAGHYRVARAYAVYREQHRRLRDDRKTLVDVESSIQEYLTRADWRVHANANQGYSLGGLILNVSGKVIANYWLSHVYPPEVGEAHRNADLHIHDLDMLSGYCAGWSLRTLLAEGLNGVPGKVEAAPPRHLSSAVGQMVNFLGTLQNEWAGAQAFSSFDTYLAPYVRKDALPYESVRQHIQELVFNLNVPSRWGTQTPFTNLTFDWVCPEDLREQRPVIGGEEMPFTYGELGPEMDLINRAYIEVMTRGDARGRVFTFPIPTYNITADFPWDSENATRLFEMTAKYGLPYFQNFLNSDLQPHMVRSMCCRLQLDLRELLKRGNGLFGSAEQTGSIGVVTVNCARLGYLYRDDEDALYRRLDALLEIGKESLEIKRKVVQGLIDEGLFPYTKRYLGTLRNHFSTLGVNGVNEMIRNFTADEHDITTAWGHEFACRLLDHVRARIVGFQEETGHLYNLEATPAEGTTYRFAKEDRKRYSDILQAGTPEKPYYTNSTQLPVGFTDDPFEALERQEALQQRYTGGTVLHLYMAERLSSAEACKRLVRRALERFRLPYITVTPTFSICPRHGYLAGEHRFCPRCDEEILVRKRASHTEATGHAEASA